The following coding sequences are from one Microbacterium sp. SORGH_AS_0969 window:
- a CDS encoding sugar ABC transporter substrate-binding protein, with translation MKRSLRLTAMASVAIVGLALSACSTTAADDAGSAATAPAERGPVKKILFDYPFTALPVYGAITGIVEARAAEKGVEVSFTNDEMDLQKQVSQLTSNLGSDVDAVVSFPVDPASLESVAQQYRAAGKYWVTYGGDMTNQDATLQFSFYQSGYDLGKDAAEWALKNVGPNAEVIVLSETERQIGQERTKGLLDGLKETGPDLQIVGEQQAVTPDDGLSVTTTLLAQHPNANVVVSAVGDAAQGAYQALVASGRAENDPKTYVGGLDPNLFLLQKMRDGNFFRAATYFSLKDLVDNVIDIPIALGEGKTDASVDLPVKVVTVSDPDLSSYITELGG, from the coding sequence ATGAAGCGCAGTCTCCGCCTGACCGCGATGGCCTCGGTCGCCATCGTCGGCCTCGCCCTCTCGGCCTGCAGCACGACCGCCGCCGACGACGCCGGGAGCGCGGCCACCGCTCCCGCCGAGCGCGGCCCCGTCAAGAAGATCCTGTTCGACTACCCCTTCACCGCGCTGCCGGTCTACGGAGCCATCACCGGCATCGTGGAGGCCCGCGCAGCCGAGAAGGGGGTCGAGGTGAGCTTCACCAACGACGAGATGGACCTGCAGAAGCAGGTCAGCCAGCTCACGTCGAACCTCGGCAGCGACGTCGACGCCGTCGTCTCTTTCCCCGTCGACCCCGCCAGCCTCGAGTCGGTCGCGCAGCAGTACCGGGCCGCGGGCAAGTACTGGGTCACGTACGGCGGCGACATGACCAACCAAGACGCCACCCTGCAGTTCAGCTTCTACCAGTCGGGCTACGACCTGGGGAAGGACGCCGCGGAGTGGGCGCTGAAGAACGTGGGCCCGAACGCCGAGGTCATCGTTCTCAGCGAGACGGAGCGGCAGATCGGCCAGGAGCGCACGAAGGGTCTGCTCGACGGCCTCAAGGAAACCGGCCCCGACCTCCAAATCGTCGGTGAGCAGCAGGCGGTGACCCCCGACGACGGACTGTCCGTCACGACGACGCTCCTCGCGCAGCACCCGAACGCCAATGTCGTCGTCTCGGCGGTCGGCGACGCGGCGCAGGGGGCGTACCAGGCGCTCGTCGCCTCGGGTCGCGCCGAGAACGACCCGAAGACCTACGTCGGCGGCCTCGACCCCAACCTGTTCCTGCTGCAGAAGATGCGGGACGGGAACTTCTTCCGCGCCGCCACGTACTTCTCGCTGAAGGACCTCGTCGACAACGTCATCGACATCCCCATCGCCCTCGGCGAGGGGAAGACGGATGCCAGCGTCGACCTCCCCGTGAAGGTGGTCACGGTCTCCGACCCCGACCTGTCGAGCTACATCACCGAGCTCGGCGGCTGA
- a CDS encoding amidohydrolase has protein sequence MTVADLILRGAVVHTADRSRPTATALAVADGRLLAVGTDDEVLAIAGPATEIRDLDGATVVPGLVDVHNHHLMAGEADLFQLAFPPTAGLDEVLAAVRAYAAGLGPDEWVVGEAFGSVLLDDFSRSETRARFDEAAGGRPVVLTDDSHHNRFANSAALAAAGIRSDTPDPARGHIVRDAETGEPTGLLMESATLPVTEALDRSLARTPERYRRASASAIEILHSFGITAFQDAAATVEIMGALRDLDDTGDLHAWVVSSLLSSEFLFANTPVGDELVARREEFRTPHHRPDFVKVALDGVPPTHTGAFLTPYRPSADHGHAHCGVTTMAPDELTAWLVRTAAQGLGAKIHCTGDAAVRVALDAIAVVRSTGDTGTRYQIAHGQFVHPDDRQRFVDLDVSADISPFLWFPGVIPDAIAQVRPQPEASQVQPNRDLVDRGVLVAGGSDWPVSVSPNPWEGIQGLVTRADPLGRAPGTLWPEQALTLDEAFEVFTINAATAMGLGDVTGSLTPGKSADFVVLDQDPFAVDIEQVVRTRAVETWFSGRRVWTP, from the coding sequence ATGACCGTCGCCGACCTCATCCTGCGGGGTGCCGTGGTGCACACCGCCGACCGCTCCCGCCCGACCGCGACGGCGCTCGCCGTGGCCGATGGGCGTCTGCTCGCCGTGGGCACGGACGACGAGGTGCTCGCCATCGCGGGGCCCGCGACCGAGATCCGCGACCTCGACGGCGCAACCGTCGTCCCGGGTCTCGTCGACGTGCACAACCACCACCTCATGGCCGGCGAGGCCGATCTCTTCCAGCTCGCCTTCCCTCCCACCGCGGGACTCGACGAGGTGCTCGCCGCCGTCCGCGCCTACGCCGCCGGACTGGGCCCCGACGAATGGGTCGTGGGCGAGGCGTTCGGCAGCGTTCTGCTCGACGACTTCTCTCGCTCCGAGACCCGCGCGCGCTTCGACGAGGCGGCTGGTGGACGCCCGGTCGTGCTGACCGACGACAGCCACCACAACCGCTTCGCGAACTCCGCGGCGCTGGCGGCAGCCGGCATCCGTTCCGATACTCCCGACCCCGCGCGGGGGCACATCGTGCGCGACGCCGAGACGGGGGAGCCGACCGGACTGCTCATGGAGTCCGCGACGCTCCCGGTGACCGAGGCGCTCGATCGCAGTCTCGCCCGCACCCCCGAGCGTTACCGCCGCGCGAGTGCCAGCGCGATCGAGATCCTGCACTCGTTCGGGATCACCGCGTTCCAGGATGCCGCCGCCACCGTCGAGATCATGGGAGCGCTGCGCGACCTCGACGACACCGGCGATCTGCACGCGTGGGTCGTGTCGTCGCTGCTGTCGAGCGAGTTCCTCTTCGCGAACACGCCCGTGGGCGACGAGCTCGTCGCGCGGCGCGAAGAGTTCCGCACCCCGCACCACCGCCCCGACTTCGTCAAGGTCGCGCTCGACGGCGTGCCGCCCACCCACACGGGCGCGTTCCTCACCCCCTACCGGCCGAGCGCCGATCACGGACACGCGCACTGCGGAGTCACCACGATGGCTCCCGACGAGCTGACCGCGTGGCTCGTCCGCACGGCGGCGCAGGGGCTCGGGGCCAAGATCCATTGCACGGGAGACGCCGCCGTCCGCGTCGCGCTCGACGCGATCGCGGTGGTGCGCTCCACGGGTGACACGGGCACGCGCTACCAGATCGCCCACGGCCAGTTCGTGCACCCCGACGACCGGCAGCGCTTCGTCGACCTCGACGTCTCGGCCGATATCTCGCCGTTCCTGTGGTTCCCCGGCGTGATCCCGGATGCCATCGCCCAGGTGCGTCCCCAACCCGAGGCCTCGCAGGTCCAGCCCAACCGCGACCTGGTCGACCGCGGCGTGCTCGTCGCGGGAGGTTCGGACTGGCCCGTCAGCGTCTCGCCCAACCCGTGGGAGGGCATCCAGGGGCTCGTGACCCGGGCCGACCCCCTCGGTCGAGCGCCCGGCACGCTGTGGCCGGAGCAGGCGCTGACCCTCGACGAGGCGTTCGAGGTGTTCACGATCAATGCCGCCACGGCGATGGGGCTGGGCGACGTCACCGGTTCGCTCACCCCCGGCAAGTCGGCCGACTTCGTCGTCCTCGATCAAGACCCGTTCGCCGTCGACATCGAGCAGGTGGTCCGCACCCGCGCGGTCGAGACCTGGTTCTCGGGTCGACGCGTGTGGACGCCCTGA
- a CDS encoding aldehyde dehydrogenase family protein, whose amino-acid sequence MSDPTPALADPAVEASAADASTNADDAALLARVQAPEGQGREIPDAATREVIGRAPVHTVADVDAAVARARAAQPGWDSVGHEERRRLLMAAADRIEANAEALARLLSREQGKPLDGPNARFEVGACAAWLRTAAATELEPEVVVDDGEVYAELHYRALGVVAAVGPWNWPMMITVWQIAPALRMGNTVVVKPSEYTPLSVLALVDVINEVLPDDVVIALSGDRDAGVRLVAHPDVDKVMFTGSTATGRRIIESSAGNLARLTLELGGNDAGIVLPDVDPAAIAEGLFWGAFINTGQTCAALKRLYVHDDVYDAVVDALAGYAAQVPMGRGLDEGTVLGPLQNRQQFDIVDRLVQDAKASGGRVVLGGEPATDLGELFYRTTIVADVTDGVALVDEEQFGPALPVIRYSDLEDAIASANGLDVGLGASVWSSDRDAARRVAARLQAGTVWINSHGGVHPMIPFGGVKGSGYGLEFGVEGLKALGVPQVING is encoded by the coding sequence ATGTCCGACCCCACCCCCGCCCTGGCCGATCCCGCGGTCGAGGCATCCGCCGCCGACGCATCGACGAACGCCGACGATGCAGCCCTCCTCGCGCGCGTGCAGGCACCCGAGGGGCAGGGGAGGGAGATTCCGGATGCCGCCACGCGCGAGGTCATCGGACGAGCGCCCGTGCACACGGTCGCCGACGTCGATGCCGCCGTCGCCCGCGCCCGTGCGGCGCAGCCGGGGTGGGATTCCGTCGGGCACGAAGAACGCCGTCGTCTGCTGATGGCCGCGGCCGACCGCATCGAGGCGAACGCCGAGGCGCTCGCGCGTCTGCTCTCGCGCGAACAGGGCAAGCCTCTCGACGGTCCCAACGCCCGGTTCGAGGTGGGTGCGTGCGCCGCGTGGCTGCGTACCGCCGCGGCCACCGAGCTGGAACCCGAGGTGGTCGTCGACGACGGGGAGGTGTACGCCGAGCTGCACTACCGTGCCCTCGGCGTCGTCGCGGCCGTCGGCCCCTGGAACTGGCCCATGATGATCACCGTCTGGCAGATCGCCCCCGCGCTGCGCATGGGCAATACCGTCGTGGTCAAGCCGAGCGAGTACACGCCGCTGAGCGTGCTGGCCCTCGTCGACGTGATCAACGAGGTGCTGCCCGACGACGTGGTGATCGCCCTCTCGGGCGACCGTGATGCCGGCGTGCGCCTGGTCGCCCACCCCGACGTCGACAAGGTCATGTTCACCGGATCGACGGCCACCGGCCGCAGGATCATCGAGAGCTCCGCGGGCAACCTCGCTCGCCTGACCCTCGAGCTCGGCGGCAACGACGCCGGCATCGTGCTGCCCGACGTCGATCCCGCGGCCATCGCCGAGGGGCTGTTCTGGGGCGCCTTCATCAACACGGGGCAGACCTGTGCCGCGCTCAAGCGCCTGTATGTCCATGACGACGTGTACGACGCCGTGGTCGACGCGCTCGCCGGGTACGCCGCGCAGGTGCCGATGGGCCGCGGTCTCGACGAGGGGACGGTGCTGGGACCCCTGCAGAACAGGCAGCAGTTCGACATCGTCGATCGACTCGTCCAGGATGCCAAGGCCTCCGGAGGCCGCGTCGTGCTCGGCGGAGAGCCGGCCACCGACCTCGGCGAGCTGTTCTACCGCACGACGATCGTGGCCGACGTGACCGACGGCGTCGCGCTCGTCGACGAGGAGCAGTTCGGGCCCGCCCTGCCTGTCATCCGGTACTCCGACCTCGAGGACGCCATCGCGAGTGCTAACGGCCTCGACGTGGGTCTCGGCGCCTCGGTGTGGTCGAGCGATCGCGATGCCGCCCGGCGCGTGGCCGCGCGCCTGCAGGCCGGGACGGTCTGGATCAACTCGCACGGCGGTGTGCACCCGATGATCCCGTTCGGCGGGGTGAAGGGCTCGGGCTACGGCCTCGAGTTCGGCGTCGAGGGGCTCAAGGCCCTCGGTGTGCCCCAGGTCATCAACGGCTGA
- a CDS encoding RNA polymerase sigma factor, whose amino-acid sequence MTPDAERRRFEEAVAPLMPDLLRYFVRRVESRADADDCVSETALALWRHRARLPVASEDQRMWAFGIARNVLANHRRKRARRARIDETLVREEHEPVSDDAFVALEALGTLAPADQELLRLVLWDGFGIAEAGALAGVRPAAARKRYERARGRLRAAFLALEPGSERETTLR is encoded by the coding sequence GTGACCCCGGATGCTGAACGGCGGCGCTTCGAGGAAGCCGTCGCCCCGCTGATGCCCGACCTCCTGCGGTACTTCGTCCGCCGGGTCGAGTCGCGCGCCGACGCCGACGACTGCGTGTCGGAGACGGCGCTCGCGCTGTGGCGGCATCGCGCGCGGTTGCCCGTGGCATCCGAGGATCAGCGTATGTGGGCGTTCGGGATCGCCCGGAACGTGCTCGCGAATCACCGGCGCAAACGCGCGCGTCGCGCACGGATCGACGAGACCCTCGTGCGCGAGGAGCACGAGCCGGTGAGCGACGACGCGTTCGTCGCTCTGGAGGCCCTCGGCACACTCGCGCCGGCGGATCAGGAATTGCTCAGGCTCGTGCTCTGGGACGGCTTCGGAATCGCGGAAGCCGGAGCGCTCGCCGGGGTACGGCCGGCGGCGGCGCGCAAGAGGTACGAGCGGGCGCGCGGGCGGCTGCGAGCGGCGTTCCTCGCCCTCGAGCCGGGGAGCGAGCGCGAGACGACGCTGCGCTGA
- a CDS encoding thiamine pyrophosphate-binding protein: MPTVSAHVAHTLARHIDTVFGVMGNGNAYFLDALGRDTGSSFVAVRHEAAGVVAADAHYRACGRLAAATATYGAGFTNTLTALAEAVQARTPLVLIVGDEPTSGPRPWGVDQIALASAVGARTYTVGHRDAAATIVIAIEHALTYRLPVVLGIPYDVATREAGPIPDATAPGAEPQVTPEHPPLDAYADGVIDQIVDALATAERPVLLGGRGAWLAGAGAALDDVAALTGALTTTSALGRGLFSDPTRDLGVAGGFGAPGAMELAREADVAVVFGAGLNQFTMRFGELFAPGTRVFQVDLAAAATHPHVGGYVRADAGDVAREIAHRLRTRGAMPSTWGDGLDLVVARRQPEGQGLGPDRRLDPRTAAARLAELLPSDRVVVHDGGHFMGWSNMYWPVESPDRMIMVGTAYQSIGLGFPSVPGAAIARPDSTIVLSTGDGGGLMALADLETAVRVAGGRGMAIVWNDAQYGAEVLNYGVKGLHPDPMLIPQVDFAAVARGFGAEGVVVETVDDLQALASWVSRSPEDRGFLVLDLRVSAAIVAPFWEEIAAR, encoded by the coding sequence ATGCCCACCGTCTCCGCGCACGTCGCGCACACCCTCGCCCGCCACATCGACACCGTCTTCGGCGTCATGGGCAACGGCAACGCCTACTTCCTCGACGCGCTCGGCCGCGATACCGGCTCGAGCTTCGTCGCCGTGCGGCACGAGGCCGCCGGGGTCGTCGCCGCTGACGCGCACTACCGCGCGTGCGGACGCCTCGCCGCGGCCACCGCCACCTACGGCGCCGGGTTCACCAACACCCTCACCGCGTTGGCCGAGGCGGTGCAGGCCCGCACTCCCCTCGTCCTGATCGTCGGCGACGAGCCCACCTCGGGCCCGCGCCCGTGGGGGGTCGACCAGATCGCCCTGGCCTCCGCCGTCGGGGCGCGCACCTATACGGTCGGCCACCGCGACGCCGCCGCGACGATCGTCATCGCCATCGAGCACGCCCTCACCTACCGCCTCCCCGTGGTCCTCGGCATCCCGTACGACGTCGCGACCCGCGAGGCAGGCCCGATTCCGGATGCCACGGCCCCCGGCGCAGAGCCCCAGGTCACCCCGGAGCACCCCCCGCTGGACGCGTATGCGGACGGCGTGATCGACCAGATCGTCGACGCGCTCGCGACGGCCGAGCGTCCCGTACTTCTGGGGGGACGCGGCGCCTGGCTCGCGGGGGCGGGTGCCGCTCTCGACGACGTCGCCGCCCTGACCGGCGCCCTCACCACCACCAGCGCCCTGGGCCGCGGTCTGTTCTCCGACCCCACGCGCGATCTCGGTGTCGCCGGCGGCTTCGGAGCCCCCGGGGCGATGGAGCTCGCACGGGAGGCCGACGTGGCCGTCGTCTTCGGCGCGGGCCTGAACCAGTTCACGATGCGCTTCGGCGAACTCTTCGCCCCCGGAACGCGCGTGTTCCAGGTCGACCTCGCGGCCGCCGCCACCCACCCTCACGTGGGCGGGTACGTGCGGGCAGATGCCGGAGACGTCGCGCGCGAGATCGCCCACCGCTTGCGCACGCGCGGCGCCATGCCGTCGACCTGGGGCGACGGCCTCGACCTCGTCGTGGCTCGACGCCAACCCGAGGGACAGGGGCTCGGACCCGACCGCCGCCTCGACCCACGGACGGCGGCCGCTCGCCTCGCCGAGTTGCTGCCGTCGGACCGCGTGGTGGTGCACGACGGCGGGCACTTCATGGGCTGGTCGAACATGTACTGGCCGGTCGAATCGCCCGACCGCATGATCATGGTCGGCACGGCGTACCAGTCGATCGGCCTGGGATTCCCGAGCGTCCCAGGAGCCGCGATCGCCCGCCCCGACTCCACGATCGTGCTGAGCACCGGCGACGGCGGCGGACTCATGGCCCTCGCCGATCTCGAGACCGCGGTCCGTGTCGCCGGTGGCCGAGGCATGGCGATCGTGTGGAACGACGCGCAGTACGGCGCCGAGGTCCTCAACTACGGTGTCAAAGGTCTGCACCCCGACCCGATGCTCATCCCCCAGGTCGACTTCGCCGCCGTCGCGCGAGGCTTCGGCGCCGAGGGCGTGGTCGTCGAGACGGTCGATGACCTGCAGGCCCTGGCATCCTGGGTCTCCCGCTCACCCGAAGACCGGGGCTTCCTCGTGCTCGACCTGCGGGTGAGCGCGGCGATCGTGGCACCGTTCTGGGAGGAAATCGCGGCGCGGTAG
- a CDS encoding GNAT family N-acetyltransferase produces MRYSFDSPTPAEFAALYAETGWGEWPADTFERALVGSWVVCAARDDDGALVGMGRLISDGALHAFVTEMIVAETARGGGVGAEILRQLVAEAHRRGVRDVQLFAARGRVGFYERNGFVRRPPEGPGMDLAAPPGD; encoded by the coding sequence GTGCGGTACTCGTTCGACTCCCCGACCCCGGCCGAGTTCGCGGCCCTGTACGCCGAGACCGGATGGGGTGAGTGGCCTGCCGACACGTTCGAGCGCGCCCTCGTCGGCAGCTGGGTCGTCTGCGCCGCCCGCGACGACGACGGTGCACTGGTGGGCATGGGCCGCCTCATCAGCGACGGGGCGCTCCACGCCTTCGTGACCGAGATGATCGTCGCCGAGACCGCCCGGGGAGGCGGTGTCGGCGCTGAGATCCTCCGCCAGCTCGTCGCCGAAGCGCATCGCCGCGGCGTCCGCGACGTCCAACTCTTCGCAGCCCGCGGCCGCGTGGGCTTCTACGAGCGCAACGGCTTCGTCCGCCGGCCGCCCGAGGGCCCCGGGATGGATCTGGCCGCTCCGCCCGGCGACTGA
- a CDS encoding GntR family transcriptional regulator codes for MTDVTASRSKSQQAYHWIKDRIASQDFTPGYRLVLGSIAAELDMSVVPVREAIRQLEAEGLVMFERNVGARVSMVDDTAYRFSMQSLSILEGAATALSARALTTDDVRRARQVNELMVETLAHFDPRAFTALNQEFHAILFEKCANPRMLELVQAEWARLGHLRDSTFSFVPGRAAESVREHENILVLIERGAPLAEIEKASRRHRSATLDAYMIHEHPDQVLGLPAF; via the coding sequence ATGACGGACGTGACGGCGAGCAGAAGCAAGTCGCAGCAGGCCTACCACTGGATCAAAGACCGCATCGCGTCGCAAGACTTCACCCCCGGCTATCGCCTCGTGCTCGGCTCGATCGCCGCAGAACTCGACATGAGCGTCGTGCCGGTGCGCGAGGCGATCCGTCAGCTCGAGGCCGAGGGCCTGGTGATGTTCGAGCGCAACGTGGGCGCGCGGGTGTCGATGGTCGACGACACCGCCTACCGCTTCAGCATGCAGTCGCTCAGCATCCTGGAGGGGGCGGCGACCGCGCTGTCGGCGCGTGCGCTCACGACCGACGACGTGCGCCGCGCCCGCCAGGTGAACGAGCTGATGGTCGAGACGCTCGCGCACTTCGACCCCCGCGCCTTCACCGCGCTGAACCAGGAGTTCCACGCGATCCTCTTCGAGAAGTGCGCGAACCCCCGCATGCTCGAGCTCGTCCAGGCCGAGTGGGCGCGCCTCGGGCACCTGCGCGACTCCACCTTCAGCTTCGTGCCCGGTCGCGCGGCCGAGTCGGTGCGCGAGCACGAGAACATCCTCGTCCTCATCGAGAGGGGCGCGCCGCTCGCCGAGATCGAGAAGGCCTCGCGCCGGCACCGCTCCGCGACCCTCGACGCCTACATGATCCACGAGCACCCCGATCAGGTGCTCGGCCTGCCCGCTTTCTGA
- the hpaE gene encoding 5-carboxymethyl-2-hydroxymuconate semialdehyde dehydrogenase → MTRRIPADLPERIQHYIGGSFVDSVDGDTFDVLDPVTNQTYVTAAAGKKADIDLAVAAARKAFTEGPWPRMLPRERSRVLHRIADIVESRDERLAELESFDSGLPITQALGQARRAAENFRFFADLIVAQTDDAFKVPGRQLNYVNRKPIGVAGLITPWNTPFMLESWKLGPALATGNTVVLKPAEFTPLSASLWAGIFEEAGLPEGVFNLVNGLGEDAGDALVKHPEVPLISFTGESSTGSLIFANSAPYLKGLSMELGGKSPAIVFADADLDAAIDATIFGVFSLNGERCTAGSRILVQREVYDAFVERYAAQADRVKVGYPDDPATEVGALVHPEHYAKVMSYVELGKTEGRLVAGGGRPDEFPEGNFVRPTVFADVAPDARIFQEEIFGPVVAITPFDTDEEALALANNTKYGLAAYVWTNDLKRAHLFAQNVEAGMVWLNSNNVRDLRTPFGGVKASGLGHEGGYRSIDFYTDQQAVHITLGPAHNPTFGKASAH, encoded by the coding sequence ATGACCCGCCGTATTCCCGCCGACCTGCCCGAGCGCATCCAGCACTACATCGGTGGTTCCTTCGTCGACTCGGTCGACGGCGACACGTTCGACGTGCTCGACCCGGTGACCAACCAGACCTACGTCACGGCAGCCGCGGGCAAAAAGGCCGACATCGACCTCGCCGTCGCCGCCGCCCGCAAGGCCTTCACCGAGGGGCCGTGGCCGCGCATGCTCCCGCGCGAACGCTCGCGGGTGCTGCACCGCATCGCCGACATCGTCGAGTCGCGCGACGAGCGCCTCGCCGAGCTCGAGTCGTTCGACTCGGGCCTGCCGATCACGCAGGCGCTCGGACAGGCCCGCCGCGCGGCCGAGAACTTCCGCTTCTTCGCCGACCTGATCGTCGCCCAGACCGATGACGCCTTCAAGGTGCCCGGTCGCCAGCTCAACTACGTCAACCGCAAGCCGATCGGCGTCGCCGGCCTCATCACGCCATGGAACACGCCCTTCATGCTCGAATCGTGGAAGCTGGGCCCCGCGCTCGCCACCGGCAACACCGTGGTGCTCAAGCCGGCCGAGTTCACCCCGCTGTCGGCATCCCTGTGGGCCGGGATCTTCGAGGAGGCGGGCCTCCCCGAGGGCGTGTTCAACCTCGTCAACGGCCTCGGCGAAGACGCCGGCGACGCGCTCGTGAAGCACCCCGAGGTGCCGCTCATCTCGTTCACCGGCGAGAGCAGCACCGGGTCGCTGATCTTCGCGAACTCCGCGCCGTACCTCAAGGGCCTGTCGATGGAGCTCGGCGGCAAGAGCCCCGCGATCGTCTTCGCGGATGCCGACCTCGACGCCGCGATCGACGCGACCATCTTCGGGGTGTTCTCGCTCAACGGCGAGCGCTGCACCGCGGGCAGCCGCATCCTCGTCCAGCGCGAGGTCTACGACGCGTTCGTCGAGCGGTACGCGGCGCAGGCGGACCGCGTGAAGGTCGGCTACCCCGACGACCCCGCGACCGAGGTCGGTGCACTCGTGCACCCCGAGCACTACGCGAAGGTCATGTCGTACGTCGAGCTCGGCAAGACCGAGGGACGTCTGGTCGCCGGTGGCGGCCGCCCGGACGAGTTCCCCGAGGGCAACTTCGTCCGCCCCACGGTGTTCGCCGACGTCGCTCCCGACGCGCGGATCTTCCAGGAGGAGATCTTCGGCCCGGTCGTCGCGATCACGCCCTTCGACACCGACGAAGAGGCTCTGGCCCTCGCGAACAACACGAAGTACGGTCTCGCCGCCTATGTGTGGACGAACGACCTCAAGCGCGCGCACCTGTTCGCGCAGAACGTCGAGGCCGGCATGGTGTGGCTGAACTCCAACAACGTCCGCGACCTCCGCACCCCCTTCGGCGGGGTGAAGGCCTCGGGTCTCGGCCACGAGGGCGGCTACCGCTCGATCGACTTCTACACCGACCAGCAGGCCGTGCACATCACGCTCGGTCCCGCCCACAACCCGACGTTCGGCAAGGCGTCGGCGCACTGA
- a CDS encoding fumarylacetoacetate hydrolase family protein, which produces MLTDAQLDAIAAELAEAGRTHSVIPRITARFPDATVDDSYRIQGRWRDTQLAAGRTLVGRKIGLTSKAMQQATGITEPDYGVMFDDTVYRSGDEIPVDHFSNVRIEVELAFVLKEPLEGPDCTLGDALAAIDYAVPALEVLNSHIELEGRTIVDTISDNAAYGAMVLGDVRKRPDEIDLRWVPGVLSRNGEIEETGVAAGVLGHPATGVAWLANKFHQHGARLEAGEIILAGSFTRPMWVSRGDDVLCDYGPMGTISCRFV; this is translated from the coding sequence ATGCTCACCGACGCACAGCTCGACGCCATCGCGGCCGAGCTCGCCGAGGCCGGCCGCACCCATTCGGTGATCCCGCGCATCACGGCGAGATTCCCGGATGCCACGGTCGACGACTCGTACCGGATCCAGGGCCGCTGGCGCGACACGCAGCTCGCCGCGGGGCGAACGCTGGTGGGGCGCAAGATTGGTCTGACCTCCAAGGCGATGCAGCAGGCGACGGGGATCACCGAGCCCGACTACGGCGTGATGTTCGACGACACCGTCTACCGCTCGGGCGACGAGATCCCGGTCGATCACTTCTCGAACGTCCGGATCGAGGTCGAGCTCGCCTTCGTGCTCAAGGAACCGCTCGAGGGCCCCGACTGCACGCTCGGCGACGCCCTCGCGGCGATCGACTACGCCGTGCCCGCACTCGAGGTGCTGAACTCCCACATCGAGCTCGAGGGCCGCACGATCGTCGACACGATCAGCGACAACGCCGCGTACGGCGCCATGGTGCTGGGCGACGTCCGCAAGCGCCCCGACGAGATCGACCTGCGGTGGGTGCCGGGCGTGCTCAGCCGCAACGGCGAGATCGAAGAGACCGGCGTCGCCGCGGGCGTCCTCGGCCACCCCGCCACCGGCGTCGCGTGGCTCGCCAACAAGTTCCACCAGCACGGCGCGCGCCTGGAGGCGGGCGAGATCATCCTGGCAGGATCGTTCACGCGCCCGATGTGGGTGTCGCGGGGCGACGACGTGCTCTGCGACTACGGACCGATGGGAACGATCTCGTGCCGCTTCGTCTGA
- a CDS encoding aldolase/citrate lyase family protein, with amino-acid sequence MPLRLNPTFRAALAASDRPLAGMWVCSGSAVAAEIAAGSGLDWLLLDMEHSATSLETVLTLLQVSAAYPVTPVVRVPWNDPVMIKQVLDLGAQNLIVPMVSSADEARAAVAATRYPPTGIRGVGSALARSARWNRVDGYLTGATEHVSLTVQIETTAGVAAAAEIAAVEGVDAIFVGPSDLSASMGLLGQQSHPDVVAAVHAVFAAGQDAGTPVGVNAFDPAVAEAYLDAGADFVAVGADVALLARASEALAQRFAAPETGERASY; translated from the coding sequence GTGCCGCTTCGTCTGAACCCGACCTTCCGCGCGGCTCTCGCGGCATCCGACCGCCCCCTCGCGGGGATGTGGGTGTGTTCGGGCAGTGCCGTCGCCGCGGAGATCGCCGCGGGCTCGGGGCTGGACTGGCTGCTGCTCGACATGGAGCACTCGGCCACCTCGCTCGAGACCGTGCTCACGCTCCTGCAGGTGAGCGCGGCGTACCCCGTGACCCCGGTCGTCCGCGTGCCGTGGAACGACCCCGTCATGATCAAGCAGGTGCTCGACCTCGGGGCGCAGAACCTCATCGTGCCGATGGTGTCGTCGGCGGACGAGGCCCGCGCCGCCGTCGCCGCGACCCGGTACCCGCCGACAGGCATCCGCGGGGTCGGCAGTGCCCTCGCCCGCAGCGCCCGCTGGAACCGCGTCGACGGCTATCTCACGGGTGCGACCGAGCACGTCTCGCTCACCGTCCAGATCGAGACCACCGCCGGAGTCGCCGCCGCGGCCGAGATCGCCGCCGTCGAGGGAGTGGATGCCATCTTCGTCGGCCCCTCCGACCTGTCGGCATCCATGGGCCTTCTCGGTCAGCAGTCGCATCCCGACGTCGTCGCCGCGGTCCACGCCGTGTTCGCCGCGGGACAGGATGCCGGGACCCCCGTCGGCGTGAACGCCTTCGATCCCGCCGTGGCCGAGGCGTACCTCGACGCAGGAGCCGACTTCGTCGCGGTCGGAGCGGACGTCGCCCTTCTCGCGCGCGCGTCGGAGGCCCTCGCGCAGCGGTTCGCCGCCCCGGAGACCGGCGAACGCGCAAGCTATTGA